In Nitrosophilus alvini, the following are encoded in one genomic region:
- a CDS encoding pyridoxamine 5'-phosphate oxidase family protein, producing the protein MKKIDEKIQKYFAKHHLLTLAVCSEKSPYCASCFYAYESCGAVLVFASDIETRHMQEALKNPNVAGTISKETKNIGKIQGIQFTGQLQNSITKEQKECYFKKFPFAKVANPILWTIELEFIKMTDNTMGFGKKIVWQKSSTKT; encoded by the coding sequence ATGAAAAAAATCGATGAAAAAATCCAAAAATATTTTGCCAAACATCACCTGCTCACACTTGCAGTATGCAGTGAAAAAAGCCCATATTGCGCAAGCTGTTTTTATGCATATGAGAGTTGCGGCGCTGTTTTGGTTTTTGCTTCTGACATAGAGACGAGGCATATGCAGGAAGCTCTGAAAAATCCAAATGTGGCAGGAACAATCTCCAAAGAGACAAAAAATATAGGAAAAATACAAGGTATCCAGTTTACAGGCCAATTGCAAAACAGTATAACCAAAGAGCAAAAAGAGTGCTATTTTAAAAAATTTCCCTTTGCAAAAGTAGCGAACCCCATACTTTGGACAATAGAGCTTGAATTTATAAAGATGACGGATAATACAATGGGTTTTGGCAAAAAAATTGTATGGCAAAAAAGCAGCACAAAAACATGA
- a CDS encoding nitrite/sulfite reductase: MKESKAARVERIKRQKDGLDVLNDIYRYAKADIPVDPEDIDRLKWYGLYTQNKTLQPKYDQTQYFMLRVKIEKGVLNKDQIKTLGEIAVKYARNSADFTTRQDLQFHWIKMADLPDIFEQLQKTGLTTCMAAGDVVRNTVTCPISGRAEEEIADVSDVVDEINTLFCKNREFSNLPRKFKIGVSGCAQHCMPHEIQDLSFVAVKRENGVEFALFAGGGLASNRRFADFLGYVQKDDIVPLTKATVAIFRDFGNREKRNRARLGHLIKEWGVHKFKETLEKNSGVRIKDGKIFEVSPAKMRHHCGIFSSKNSDTSHIGCALFGGKMGGDRLLQLYSLLEKYEINEIRTTTKQNFIILDVPKEAVNRVCEELEKMKINPYPSAFRTRTTACTGLDFCKFAISETKSLAEEIALYLENRFPAFGEPVNISVNGCPNSCAHPCIADIGLSGATFTRGEKKVRGFELLVGGKLEGKSSRFSKRTGILLTHEEIPGFIEKLITSYQKSGFKSFGEYLASESFDIEFAV, translated from the coding sequence ATGAAAGAGAGCAAAGCGGCGCGTGTGGAAAGAATCAAACGCCAAAAAGACGGACTGGATGTTTTGAATGATATATACAGATATGCCAAAGCCGATATTCCGGTAGATCCGGAAGATATTGACCGTCTTAAATGGTACGGCCTTTATACGCAAAACAAAACGCTTCAGCCAAAATACGACCAGACACAGTATTTTATGCTCAGAGTCAAGATAGAAAAAGGCGTCCTGAACAAAGATCAGATCAAAACTCTGGGTGAGATAGCGGTAAAATATGCAAGAAACAGTGCCGATTTTACAACAAGACAGGATCTGCAGTTTCATTGGATAAAAATGGCCGATCTGCCCGATATCTTTGAACAGCTTCAAAAAACCGGTCTTACTACATGCATGGCAGCCGGAGATGTGGTAAGAAACACCGTTACATGTCCTATAAGCGGAAGAGCCGAAGAAGAGATAGCGGATGTTTCGGATGTGGTAGATGAGATAAACACACTTTTTTGCAAAAACAGAGAGTTCAGCAATCTTCCGAGAAAATTTAAAATCGGCGTAAGCGGATGTGCGCAGCACTGTATGCCACACGAGATACAGGATTTGAGTTTTGTAGCCGTAAAAAGAGAAAATGGTGTGGAGTTTGCCCTGTTTGCCGGCGGCGGTCTTGCCAGCAACAGACGCTTTGCAGATTTTCTGGGATATGTGCAAAAGGATGATATAGTTCCGCTTACAAAAGCGACTGTTGCCATATTCAGAGATTTTGGAAACAGAGAAAAAAGAAACAGAGCAAGGCTAGGACATCTGATAAAAGAGTGGGGTGTGCATAAATTCAAAGAGACTCTTGAAAAAAACTCAGGTGTCAGGATCAAAGATGGAAAAATCTTTGAGGTATCGCCTGCAAAAATGAGACATCATTGCGGAATCTTTTCATCCAAAAACAGCGATACCAGTCACATAGGATGTGCACTTTTCGGCGGAAAAATGGGAGGAGACAGACTCTTGCAGCTATACAGCCTGCTTGAAAAATACGAAATAAATGAAATTCGCACTACAACAAAACAGAATTTCATCATTTTGGATGTTCCGAAAGAGGCGGTAAACAGAGTTTGCGAAGAGCTTGAAAAGATGAAAATCAATCCTTATCCATCAGCTTTCAGGACAAGGACAACGGCATGTACCGGTCTGGATTTTTGTAAATTTGCCATAAGCGAGACAAAAAGCCTTGCTGAAGAAATCGCTCTTTATCTTGAAAACAGATTCCCGGCTTTTGGCGAGCCGGTCAATATAAGCGTAAACGGATGCCCTAATTCATGTGCACATCCCTGCATTGCAGATATCGGCCTAAGCGGAGCCACTTTTACACGGGGCGAAAAAAAAGTCAGAGGTTTTGAGCTTTTGGTAGGCGGAAAACTCGAAGGAAAATCAAGCCGTTTTTCAAAAAGAACAGGAATTTTGCTCACACACGAAGAGATACCCGGTTTTATTGAAAAACTTATAACAAGTTATCAAAAAAGCGGTTTCAAAAGCTTTGGCGAATATCTTGCAAGTGAAAGCTTTGATATAGAGTTTGCCGTATGA
- a CDS encoding V-type ATP synthase subunit B, which produces MFIEYKGALRIKGNLLFFETVEDVAYGEKVLIKYQGREIYGRVAAVGEKTTLIEILGTTYGIGVEGLRVKYSKEPFMIGVGRSMLGRIFDAFAEPIDAMGPVVIEDRLDISGSAYNPAKRVHPRDYVHTGISAIDGLNTLVKGQKLPIFALSGVSTDELVAQIVRQIGAAHKKSAVVFAAIGIKHENADFFIKNIMASGQYKNTAVFINRADEPSVNSLLLARSALTLAEYLAFEHGYDVVTVLYDMSNYCDALREISAKREEIPSRKGYPGYMYSDLATIYERAGIMKEKPGSLTQIPVLTMPDDDITHPIPDLTGYITEGQIVLDRGLHQMGIYPPINVLTSLSRLMNKGIDKVHQRESNQLYAAYSKAKRAQMLSSIVGEEEISETDKKYLEFGRAFEKEFISQGNYENRTLEETLDIGWKLLGMLPDIELTRLKPEDIKRYIDGKRKQQNGTS; this is translated from the coding sequence ATGTTTATAGAGTACAAGGGGGCTTTGAGGATAAAAGGCAATCTTCTCTTTTTTGAAACTGTAGAGGATGTGGCCTACGGAGAAAAAGTACTGATAAAATATCAGGGTCGTGAAATATACGGCAGAGTCGCCGCTGTGGGAGAAAAGACAACCCTTATAGAGATACTTGGCACCACCTACGGTATCGGAGTGGAAGGGCTAAGGGTAAAGTACAGCAAAGAGCCTTTTATGATAGGAGTCGGAAGGTCTATGCTGGGACGTATATTTGATGCGTTTGCCGAACCGATAGACGCAATGGGACCTGTCGTGATAGAAGATAGGCTGGATATTTCAGGTTCGGCCTACAATCCGGCAAAAAGAGTCCATCCAAGAGACTATGTGCATACAGGAATAAGTGCCATAGATGGTCTCAACACTCTTGTAAAAGGACAAAAACTTCCCATATTTGCACTGTCAGGGGTTTCAACTGACGAACTTGTTGCACAGATAGTAAGACAGATAGGGGCTGCACATAAAAAAAGTGCTGTCGTGTTTGCAGCCATAGGAATAAAACATGAAAATGCAGACTTTTTTATCAAAAACATAATGGCGAGCGGTCAGTATAAAAATACCGCTGTTTTCATTAACAGAGCGGATGAGCCCAGTGTAAATTCACTATTGTTGGCAAGAAGCGCACTTACTTTGGCGGAATACCTTGCTTTTGAGCATGGATATGATGTTGTGACAGTTTTGTACGATATGTCCAATTATTGTGACGCTTTACGGGAAATTTCGGCAAAAAGGGAAGAGATTCCCAGTAGAAAAGGGTATCCCGGATATATGTACAGCGATCTTGCGACAATATATGAAAGAGCCGGTATTATGAAAGAAAAACCGGGCTCTTTGACACAGATTCCGGTATTGACAATGCCCGACGACGATATAACCCATCCCATCCCTGATCTGACCGGATATATAACCGAAGGTCAGATAGTACTAGACAGGGGGCTTCATCAGATGGGGATTTATCCTCCCATAAACGTGCTGACATCTTTGTCGAGACTTATGAACAAAGGAATCGATAAAGTTCATCAAAGAGAGTCAAACCAGCTCTATGCCGCATATTCCAAAGCCAAAAGAGCGCAGATGCTCTCTTCCATAGTGGGAGAAGAGGAGATATCCGAAACTGATAAAAAATATCTGGAATTTGGTCGGGCTTTTGAAAAAGAGTTTATTTCGCAGGGAAATTATGAAAACAGAACGTTGGAGGAAACTTTGGATATAGGCTGGAAGCTTTTGGGAATGCTTCCCGATATAGAACTGACCCGTCTAAAACCGGAAGATATTAAAAGATATATAGATGGCAAGAGAAAACAGCAAAACGGCACTTCTTGA
- a CDS encoding V-type ATP synthase subunit D, which yields MARENSKTALLELKTELEVASGGEEILEQKRNILLKEIISLLDVVDEKRKIADEMVVKSYRHLIKAFMESGYERVEKESALVKFDAELSVVSKSFIGIVVPEVYFKKKKKELPVGYVSESVYIDIARNSFAKALELILELSSIEIKVWRLAEELKKTVIRVNALKNYYLPKYKNEIKRISSSLEESEREFLAVLKILQKRIEPFE from the coding sequence ATGGCAAGAGAAAACAGCAAAACGGCACTTCTTGAACTCAAAACCGAACTTGAGGTTGCATCCGGTGGCGAAGAGATACTTGAACAGAAAAGAAATATCCTTTTAAAAGAGATAATCTCTTTGCTGGATGTAGTGGACGAAAAGCGCAAAATTGCAGACGAAATGGTGGTAAAAAGCTATCGTCATCTTATCAAGGCTTTTATGGAGAGCGGATACGAGAGAGTTGAGAAAGAGAGCGCTCTGGTGAAGTTTGATGCTGAGCTGAGTGTGGTTTCCAAAAGTTTTATAGGCATAGTCGTTCCGGAAGTCTATTTCAAAAAAAAGAAGAAAGAGCTTCCTGTAGGATATGTTTCAGAATCCGTCTATATCGATATTGCACGGAATTCTTTTGCAAAGGCTCTCGAACTTATTCTAGAACTTTCAAGCATAGAGATAAAAGTCTGGAGGCTTGCTGAAGAACTTAAAAAAACGGTTATAAGGGTAAACGCTCTTAAAAACTACTATCTTCCAAAATACAAAAATGAGATAAAAAGGATAAGTTCTTCTCTTGAAGAGTCTGAAAGAGAGTTTTTGGCAGTTTTAAAAATTTTACAAAAGAGAATCGAACCTTTTGAATAA
- a CDS encoding YqaA family protein: protein MLGYFLLFLSAFAAATFLPVYSEGMLVYYLHQGLNPWILLLSASIGNTLGSLLNYYIGLKGTDYLVRKKYLKADQIEKAQSYFDRFGPFALLLSWAPVIGDPITFIAGVMHYSLKKFLILVFLAKLGRYWFVLQGYNLAVG, encoded by the coding sequence ATGCTCGGATATTTTCTGCTTTTTCTGTCAGCTTTTGCTGCGGCAACTTTTCTTCCCGTATACAGCGAGGGGATGCTGGTATATTATCTTCACCAGGGACTCAATCCCTGGATTTTGCTCTTAAGCGCCTCAATAGGAAATACACTCGGCTCGCTGCTCAACTACTATATAGGACTCAAAGGAACAGACTATCTTGTAAGAAAAAAATATCTGAAAGCAGATCAGATAGAAAAAGCCCAAAGCTATTTTGACAGATTTGGGCCATTTGCGCTTCTGCTTTCCTGGGCGCCTGTTATCGGAGATCCGATAACATTTATCGCCGGCGTTATGCACTATAGTCTGAAAAAATTCCTGATACTGGTATTTTTAGCGAAATTGGGAAGATACTGGTTTGTTCTTCAAGGGTACAATCTTGCAGTCGGATAA
- the cysN gene encoding sulfate adenylyltransferase subunit CysN, protein MSKNLISTNIEKYLKEHENKELLRFITCGSVDDGKSTLIGRLLYDSKTVLEDQLSAVKRESRKYGTTNEEIDFALLIDGLQSEREQGITIDVAYRFFATDRRKYIIADTPGHEQYTRNMVTGASTANLAVILIDARKGVLTQTRRHSYIVSLLGIRHIVVAINKMDIVGYSEDVYKSIKEEYLKMFEKLSESLQYAQNGKSGYHKPTVDFIPISALKGDNVVQKSTNMQWYEGKPLLEYLDTIEISKDINLSDFRFPVQYVNRPNLDFRGFTGTITSGRIRVGEEITVLPSGKKSRIKEIVLPSLESGSELVTTPEAFAPMAVTLTLEDEIDISRGDLIVHSNNSLTTSDSIEAMIVWMDEKALELGREYEIKRATTSLNAIFEEIAFKKDVNSWEEIKTDTLELNEIGKCRLLLTRPIACDPYSKIKGTGSFIVIDKITNHTVAAGMILDAAKRERKKRVYTEAEIELNRYIRKHFPEWGCANIEEIK, encoded by the coding sequence ATGAGTAAAAACCTTATATCCACAAATATAGAAAAATATCTGAAAGAACACGAAAACAAAGAACTTCTGAGGTTCATCACATGCGGAAGCGTTGATGACGGAAAGAGTACGCTTATAGGACGTCTTTTGTACGACAGTAAGACAGTCCTGGAAGATCAGTTAAGCGCAGTCAAAAGAGAGAGCAGAAAATACGGAACCACAAATGAAGAGATAGATTTTGCTCTTCTGATAGACGGTCTTCAAAGCGAAAGAGAACAGGGGATCACTATTGACGTTGCATACAGATTTTTCGCAACCGACAGAAGAAAATATATCATAGCGGACACTCCCGGTCACGAACAGTATACGAGAAACATGGTCACAGGAGCCAGTACCGCAAACCTTGCGGTGATACTTATAGATGCAAGAAAAGGGGTGCTTACCCAGACAAGAAGACACTCATATATAGTCTCTCTTCTTGGGATTAGACATATCGTTGTTGCGATAAACAAGATGGATATAGTCGGCTACAGCGAAGATGTATATAAGAGTATAAAAGAAGAATACCTGAAGATGTTTGAGAAACTTTCAGAAAGTCTTCAGTACGCCCAAAACGGAAAAAGCGGCTATCACAAACCGACAGTCGATTTTATCCCTATTTCTGCCCTGAAAGGTGACAATGTTGTACAAAAGAGTACAAACATGCAGTGGTATGAAGGTAAACCTCTTCTGGAATATCTGGACACGATAGAGATATCAAAAGATATAAATCTCAGCGATTTCAGATTTCCCGTCCAGTATGTAAACAGGCCCAACCTAGACTTCAGAGGCTTTACAGGAACTATTACAAGCGGAAGAATAAGAGTGGGTGAGGAGATAACCGTTCTTCCTTCGGGAAAAAAGAGCAGAATAAAAGAGATAGTCCTCCCCTCTTTGGAAAGCGGCTCCGAGCTTGTCACAACGCCGGAAGCATTCGCACCCATGGCGGTTACTTTGACTCTTGAAGACGAAATAGATATCAGCAGAGGAGATTTGATAGTACATTCAAATAACTCCCTGACAACCTCGGACAGCATCGAAGCGATGATAGTATGGATGGACGAAAAGGCCCTTGAACTTGGAAGAGAGTATGAAATAAAAAGAGCTACTACCTCTTTGAATGCGATATTTGAAGAGATAGCATTCAAAAAGGATGTAAACAGCTGGGAAGAGATAAAGACCGATACCCTTGAGCTGAACGAGATAGGAAAATGCCGCCTGCTTCTGACACGTCCGATAGCGTGCGATCCGTACAGCAAAATAAAAGGTACAGGGAGTTTTATCGTAATTGACAAGATAACCAACCATACTGTTGCGGCAGGCATGATACTGGATGCAGCAAAAAGGGAGAGAAAAAAAAGAGTCTACACCGAAGCGGAGATCGAACTGAACCGCTATATCAGAAAACACTTCCCTGAGTGGGGATGTGCAAATATCGAGGAGATAAAATGA
- a CDS encoding ATP synthase subunit C — MKKLPVIFLFMALPAVLMADDNGWAYIAAALSVGLACIAAGIAVGLVGASAMGTMGEKPEISGRALIFLGLAEGIAIYGLIVSIMILGKID; from the coding sequence ATGAAAAAATTACCGGTTATCTTTTTATTTATGGCACTGCCTGCCGTTTTGATGGCAGATGACAACGGATGGGCATATATAGCCGCTGCTTTGTCTGTAGGGCTTGCATGTATTGCGGCAGGTATAGCTGTTGGGCTTGTAGGAGCTTCAGCTATGGGGACAATGGGAGAAAAACCGGAAATTTCAGGCAGAGCACTCATATTCCTGGGTCTTGCCGAAGGAATCGCCATCTACGGCCTTATAGTATCTATTATGATTTTGGGAAAGATAGATTGA
- a CDS encoding V-type ATP synthase subunit F, producing the protein MKLFFLGNKEECLGFSLAGAQSIQVRNEDDFVETMEKLLKEKDTGVIIAADRFFEVYSLKFSKKRKKKAVPAVVFVPSIEGKHIKRDIKGYISGVLGIRL; encoded by the coding sequence TTGAAACTTTTTTTTCTGGGTAATAAAGAGGAGTGTCTAGGTTTTTCTCTGGCCGGTGCGCAGAGTATTCAGGTGCGAAATGAAGATGATTTTGTTGAAACTATGGAAAAACTGCTCAAAGAGAAAGATACAGGCGTCATTATCGCTGCAGACCGCTTTTTTGAAGTCTACTCTTTGAAGTTTTCCAAAAAAAGAAAGAAAAAAGCTGTTCCGGCTGTTGTTTTTGTTCCTTCAATAGAGGGCAAACATATAAAAAGAGATATAAAAGGATATATATCAGGTGTACTCGGAATCAGACTTTGA
- a CDS encoding DUF2061 domain-containing protein — protein MHEKPYRSVIKTISWRALGTIDTIIISFFITGSFGMAASIGGIELVTKMILYYFHERAWNKIPLGRIEKEPEYQI, from the coding sequence ATGCATGAAAAGCCTTATAGAAGTGTAATAAAAACAATATCATGGAGAGCACTCGGCACAATCGATACTATAATCATATCCTTTTTCATAACCGGCAGTTTCGGAATGGCCGCTTCTATAGGCGGCATCGAACTTGTAACCAAAATGATTCTTTACTATTTCCATGAAAGAGCATGGAATAAGATACCCCTTGGACGAATAGAAAAAGAGCCTGAATATCAGATATAG
- a CDS encoding phosphoadenylyl-sulfate reductase, giving the protein MNGLTQIAENFNKVYEKENPENVLEYFLKEFSGHIALASSFGVEDQVLTHMVASIDPKTEIFTLDTGRLHEETYRTWEKTEKRYGIKIRAYYPDYNSLEQLVRDQGINGFYESIENRKRCCEVRKIEPLKRALKDKKAWITGLRREQSVTRSDARLIEYDTTFGLIKLNPLFEWKTYEVWEYIRKNDIPYNSLHDRGFPSIGCEPCTRAVKEGEDIRSGRWWWEEPEHKECGLHIKR; this is encoded by the coding sequence ATGAATGGATTGACACAAATCGCCGAAAATTTCAACAAAGTTTATGAAAAAGAGAATCCTGAAAATGTTCTCGAATATTTTCTGAAAGAGTTTTCCGGCCATATCGCTCTTGCAAGCAGTTTCGGGGTCGAAGACCAGGTGCTTACACATATGGTAGCAAGCATCGATCCCAAAACTGAGATCTTCACGCTCGATACAGGAAGACTCCATGAAGAGACATACAGAACATGGGAGAAAACCGAAAAGAGATACGGTATAAAAATACGGGCATACTACCCCGACTATAACAGCCTGGAACAGCTTGTAAGAGATCAGGGAATCAACGGTTTTTATGAAAGCATAGAGAATAGAAAACGATGTTGCGAAGTAAGAAAAATAGAACCGCTAAAAAGAGCTCTGAAGGACAAAAAAGCGTGGATTACAGGTCTTAGACGAGAACAGTCTGTTACCAGAAGCGATGCCAGACTGATCGAATACGATACGACCTTTGGCCTAATAAAACTTAACCCGCTTTTCGAATGGAAAACCTATGAGGTATGGGAATACATCCGTAAAAACGATATTCCGTACAACTCTTTACATGACAGAGGATTTCCAAGTATCGGTTGCGAGCCCTGTACAAGGGCCGTCAAAGAGGGCGAGGATATAAGAAGCGGACGATGGTGGTGGGAAGAGCCAGAACATAAAGAGTGCGGACTGCATATAAAAAGATAA
- a CDS encoding V-type ATP synthase subunit A, whose protein sequence is MPYISYISGPVVRVSLDGEKASLYELAFVGEAGLIAEVVEVSKNEAVLQVYENSEGLKLKESVKFTGEMFCAHLGPGLLGSVFDGIQRPLDKIGEKIQKGLMLYSLDKERRWHFKPVKKVGDEVLPGECVGEVRERGLIHKIMLPSDTKGVIEYISCEGEYGIKEEILRLENGFSMSMVQKVPLRIPREFKSRESSYEPLLTGQRIIDFLFPVAKGGAASIPGGFGTGKTILQQTLAKWSDADVIVYVGCGERGNEMTEVLEEFPELSDPRSGKKLIDRTVLIANTSDMPVSARGASILLGLTIAEYYRDMGYHVALMADSTSRWAEAMREISGRMNELPAEEGFPAYLASSIAAIYERAGMVETLDSNRGSVTIIGAVSPPGGDLSEPVTRNTRRYTNAFWALDRELASSRFFPAINYNQSYSAYANILKEWWDRVDENASALREWMLWVLQKDSSLQKIVKLLGTEALPEEQKLLVETASLIKEIFLQQNAFDAIDAYSTPERIIKMAKIICTIQRVWQKCYKQRRIPVEVLKSQPVVSEFARAKFEIKNEELEKYDEIEQRVIKSFDKLIEEYGRK, encoded by the coding sequence ATGCCGTATATATCATATATTTCCGGTCCTGTTGTCAGAGTTTCTCTGGATGGAGAAAAAGCGAGTCTTTATGAGCTTGCTTTTGTGGGAGAGGCGGGTCTTATCGCCGAAGTTGTTGAGGTTTCAAAGAATGAAGCAGTTTTGCAGGTATATGAAAACAGTGAAGGACTGAAACTTAAAGAGAGCGTAAAATTTACCGGCGAAATGTTTTGTGCGCATCTTGGGCCAGGCCTTTTGGGATCAGTTTTTGACGGGATTCAAAGACCTCTGGATAAAATCGGCGAAAAGATACAAAAAGGTTTGATGCTATACTCTTTGGATAAAGAGCGTAGATGGCATTTCAAACCTGTTAAAAAAGTAGGCGATGAGGTGTTGCCGGGAGAGTGTGTAGGAGAGGTCCGTGAGCGCGGCCTCATCCATAAAATCATGCTTCCTTCCGATACCAAAGGAGTTATAGAGTATATTTCTTGCGAGGGAGAGTACGGAATAAAAGAGGAGATTCTTCGCCTTGAAAACGGCTTTTCGATGAGTATGGTGCAAAAAGTTCCTCTAAGAATTCCAAGAGAGTTTAAAAGCCGTGAAAGTTCGTACGAGCCTCTTCTTACGGGACAAAGAATAATCGATTTTCTGTTTCCGGTTGCAAAAGGTGGAGCCGCCTCAATTCCAGGAGGATTCGGTACGGGAAAGACAATTTTGCAGCAGACTCTTGCAAAATGGAGTGATGCCGATGTTATCGTATATGTAGGATGCGGCGAAAGAGGCAACGAAATGACGGAGGTTCTTGAAGAGTTTCCGGAACTCAGCGATCCAAGAAGCGGCAAAAAACTTATCGACAGAACAGTCCTGATAGCAAATACTTCGGATATGCCGGTCTCTGCCAGAGGCGCTTCCATACTTTTGGGTCTGACAATTGCCGAATATTACCGTGATATGGGCTATCATGTGGCTCTTATGGCCGATTCAACCTCAAGATGGGCCGAAGCTATGAGGGAGATTTCAGGCAGAATGAACGAACTGCCGGCCGAAGAGGGTTTTCCAGCTTATCTTGCTTCAAGCATAGCCGCCATATATGAAAGAGCAGGAATGGTGGAGACGCTGGACTCAAACAGAGGTTCGGTTACGATCATAGGTGCGGTATCACCTCCCGGAGGCGATCTTTCCGAGCCTGTCACAAGAAACACCAGGCGTTATACAAACGCTTTCTGGGCTCTTGACAGGGAGCTTGCAAGTTCAAGGTTTTTCCCTGCCATAAACTACAATCAAAGTTACAGTGCATATGCAAATATCTTGAAAGAGTGGTGGGACAGAGTTGATGAAAATGCTTCCGCACTAAGAGAGTGGATGCTTTGGGTTTTACAGAAAGACTCATCTTTGCAAAAAATCGTAAAACTTTTGGGAACTGAAGCGCTGCCTGAAGAGCAGAAACTGTTGGTGGAAACCGCTTCGCTGATAAAAGAGATTTTTCTGCAGCAGAATGCTTTTGACGCGATAGACGCCTATTCGACTCCTGAGAGAATCATAAAGATGGCAAAAATAATCTGCACAATCCAAAGAGTATGGCAAAAATGCTACAAACAAAGACGTATTCCCGTGGAAGTTCTCAAGTCTCAGCCAGTTGTATCGGAGTTTGCAAGAGCAAAGTTTGAAATAAAAAATGAGGAATTGGAAAAGTATGATGAGATTGAACAGAGGGTTATAAAGAGTTTTGATAAACTTATCGAAGAGTACGGCAGGAAATGA
- the cysD gene encoding sulfate adenylyltransferase subunit CysD: protein MSEKNRLTHLKQLEAESIHILREVAAQFENPVMMYSIGKDSSVMLHLAMKAFYPGKPPFPLLHVDTLWKFKEMIEFRDKRVKELGVDLIVHTNPEGIEMNINPFIHGSKLHTDIMKTQALKQALNKGKFDAVIGGARRDEEKSRAKERIFSFRDKFHRWDPKNQRPELWNIYNTRINRGESVRVFPLSNWTELDIWQYIYLENIPIVPLYFAKKRPVVEIDGALIMADDDRMPEELRAKAKMQKVRFRTLGCYPLTGAVRSEAETLPEIIQEMLLSRTSEREGRVIDKDQEGSMEKKKIEGYF, encoded by the coding sequence ATGAGTGAAAAAAACAGACTTACACACTTAAAACAGCTTGAAGCGGAGTCGATACATATATTAAGAGAGGTGGCGGCTCAGTTCGAAAATCCGGTTATGATGTACAGCATCGGCAAAGACAGCTCGGTAATGCTACATCTTGCTATGAAAGCTTTCTATCCCGGAAAACCGCCTTTTCCTCTTCTGCATGTGGATACATTGTGGAAGTTCAAAGAGATGATCGAATTTAGGGATAAAAGAGTAAAAGAGCTTGGAGTGGATCTGATAGTTCATACAAATCCGGAAGGGATAGAGATGAATATAAACCCTTTTATCCATGGTTCGAAGCTACATACGGACATAATGAAGACACAGGCACTGAAACAGGCTTTAAACAAAGGAAAATTCGATGCTGTTATCGGAGGAGCCAGAAGAGATGAAGAGAAAAGCAGAGCAAAAGAGAGAATCTTTTCATTCAGAGACAAGTTCCACAGATGGGATCCCAAAAACCAAAGACCGGAGCTTTGGAACATATACAATACAAGAATAAACAGGGGCGAAAGCGTAAGAGTATTTCCTCTTTCCAACTGGACGGAACTTGATATCTGGCAGTATATATATCTGGAAAATATTCCTATTGTACCGCTCTATTTCGCAAAGAAAAGACCGGTTGTGGAAATCGACGGAGCTCTGATAATGGCTGATGACGACAGAATGCCCGAAGAGTTAAGAGCCAAAGCGAAGATGCAGAAGGTCAGATTCAGGACTCTTGGATGTTATCCTCTAACCGGAGCGGTAAGATCTGAAGCCGAAACTCTTCCGGAAATAATACAGGAGATGCTACTCTCCCGTACCAGTGAAAGAGAAGGAAGAGTTATAGACAAAGATCAGGAAGGAAGTATGGAGAAAAAAAAGATAGAGGGGTATTTTTAA